Proteins encoded together in one Streptomyces sp. NBC_01408 window:
- a CDS encoding phage holin family protein, with protein MWRGRWRTAGSALVRVILVWAVSTLTMLALAGILPDFRLQSGDGDGDSITQIGLTAAWGAGAFGLLSALVWPVLVRALLLVPALVLGLLVFFLNGSLLLLALSLIPAGRGEVAPETAVVVAAVMSAVASATSTALAVRDDEAYRRRLYRLADRRRRRQGRAGARGAAGAAPGLVFLQLDGVGYEALRRASDSELMPTVRAWLDDSHRVASWRTDWSSQTGASQLGILHGSTFDVPAFRWYEKDTGEVVVCNRPTSAAELQRRAVERTGDGGLLTLDGASRGNLFSGGADQLALVLSVSARRGRANRSRAGYFAYFSDPANAVRTALSFVAEVAREVGQSVRARMRGEQPRVSRGGLYPLIRAFATVVERDVVVAAVIGDMLAGRAAVYADLVAYDEVAHHSGPSGRDTDRVLARLDRSLALIARVAEHAPRQYRLVLLSDHGQSPGETFLSRYGLTLKDLVRAGCGLPVSRRAGRTRSGAEARAAVLAALHRPVEEDEEAGPEPGSAPVVLASGNLGLISFPVVPGRASREWIERAHPALLATLANHPGVGFLLVDGVVLGPGGATARLDVPGEAEEFLAPFGPGAAGAVRRTDSFPHVADIMVNSAYDPRTGAVHAFEEQIGSHGGLGGEQGHPFLMWPKDLSDPGAELVGAESVHVVLRRWLREADGPQVPVGPGAASRPAEGPAEDPRPEGDTGGTLPPTGVPARDEIR; from the coding sequence GTGTGGCGAGGACGGTGGCGGACCGCGGGCAGCGCCCTGGTACGGGTGATCCTCGTATGGGCGGTGTCCACCCTCACGATGCTCGCGCTGGCCGGGATCCTGCCCGACTTCCGGCTCCAGTCCGGCGACGGTGACGGCGACAGCATCACGCAGATCGGCCTGACCGCCGCCTGGGGCGCGGGAGCCTTCGGCCTGCTGAGCGCTCTCGTCTGGCCGGTGCTCGTACGGGCGCTGCTGCTGGTGCCCGCGCTGGTGCTCGGGCTGCTCGTCTTCTTCCTGAACGGCTCGCTGCTGCTGCTGGCGCTCAGCCTGATCCCGGCCGGCCGGGGCGAGGTGGCCCCGGAGACCGCCGTGGTGGTGGCCGCGGTGATGTCCGCCGTGGCTTCGGCGACCTCGACCGCGCTCGCCGTGCGCGACGACGAGGCCTACCGGCGCCGGCTCTACCGGCTCGCCGACCGGCGCCGCCGCAGGCAGGGCCGCGCGGGCGCGCGCGGAGCGGCCGGGGCCGCGCCGGGCCTGGTCTTCCTCCAGCTCGACGGGGTCGGGTACGAGGCGCTGCGCCGGGCCTCGGACAGCGAGTTGATGCCGACGGTGCGGGCCTGGCTGGACGACAGCCACCGCGTCGCGTCGTGGCGTACGGACTGGTCCAGCCAGACCGGGGCCAGCCAGCTCGGGATCCTGCACGGCTCCACCTTCGACGTGCCGGCCTTCCGCTGGTACGAGAAGGACACCGGCGAGGTGGTGGTCTGCAACCGGCCCACCAGCGCCGCCGAACTCCAGCGGCGGGCCGTCGAGCGCACCGGCGACGGCGGCCTGCTCACCCTGGACGGGGCCAGCCGAGGCAACCTGTTCAGCGGCGGCGCCGACCAGCTGGCGCTGGTGCTGTCGGTCTCGGCCAGGCGGGGCCGGGCGAACCGGTCCCGCGCGGGCTACTTCGCGTACTTCTCCGACCCGGCCAACGCGGTCCGTACGGCCCTGTCCTTCGTCGCCGAGGTGGCACGGGAGGTCGGCCAGTCGGTGCGGGCACGGATGCGCGGGGAGCAGCCGAGGGTGTCCCGGGGCGGGCTGTACCCGCTGATCAGGGCCTTCGCCACGGTGGTGGAACGCGACGTGGTGGTGGCGGCCGTGATCGGGGACATGCTCGCGGGCCGCGCCGCGGTCTACGCGGACCTGGTCGCCTACGACGAGGTCGCGCACCACAGCGGCCCGAGCGGCCGGGACACCGACCGGGTCCTGGCCCGCCTCGACCGCAGTCTCGCCCTGATCGCCCGGGTCGCCGAGCACGCGCCGCGCCAGTACCGGCTCGTGCTGCTGTCGGACCACGGGCAGAGCCCGGGCGAGACGTTCCTGAGCAGGTACGGGCTCACCCTGAAGGACCTGGTGCGGGCCGGCTGCGGGCTGCCGGTCTCCCGCCGGGCCGGCCGCACCCGCAGCGGCGCCGAGGCCCGCGCCGCCGTCCTCGCGGCCCTGCACCGGCCGGTGGAGGAGGACGAGGAGGCCGGTCCGGAGCCCGGCTCCGCCCCGGTGGTGCTGGCCTCGGGCAACCTCGGGCTGATCTCCTTCCCGGTGGTCCCCGGCCGGGCCTCGCGGGAGTGGATCGAGCGCGCGCACCCCGCCCTGCTGGCGACCCTGGCGAACCATCCGGGCGTGGGCTTCCTGCTGGTGGACGGGGTGGTGCTGGGCCCGGGCGGGGCGACGGCACGGCTGGACGTCCCGGGGGAGGCCGAGGAGTTCCTGGCGCCCTTCGGCCCGGGCGCGGCCGGGGCCGTCCGGCGCACCGACTCCTTCCCGCACGTGGCCGACATCATGGTCAACTCGGCGTACGACCCCCGTACGGGCGCGGTGCACGCCTTCGAGGAGCAGATCGGTTCGCACGGCGGTCTGGGCGGGGAACAGGGGCACCCGTTCCTGATGTGGCCGAAGGACCTCTCGGACCCCGGCGCCGAGCTGGTGGGCGCGGAGTCGGTGCACGTGGTGCTGCGGCGCTGGCTGCGGGAGGCGGACGGCCCGCAGGTCCCGGTCGGACCCGGGGCCGCCTCGCGGCCCGCCGAGGGGCCGGCGGAGGATCCGCGGCCGGAGGGGGACACCGGCGGAACCCTTCCGCCCACAGGGGTGCCCGCACGGGACGAAATCCGCTGA
- a CDS encoding MBL fold metallo-hydrolase, translated as MPVEITWWGHATCTVEDSGVRVLTDPLFARRLAHLRRRRGAVPPPEAAVADAVLVSHLHADHLHLPSLARLAPGTRLIVPRGARRAMPALARVAAVRGLTVTELSPGDEAAVRDGVRVRAVSARHDGRRLPFGPHLAPALGYVVEGAARTYFAGDTGLFDAMAEEVGPVDVALLPVGGWGPYLGPGHLDPSRAAEALAELAPAAAVPVHYGTYWPIGLDAVRPHEFHAPGEEFARRARRLAPKVTVRVPGHGERVRLP; from the coding sequence GTGCCGGTGGAGATCACCTGGTGGGGGCATGCCACGTGCACGGTCGAGGATTCCGGGGTCCGGGTGCTGACGGACCCGCTGTTCGCGCGGCGGCTGGCGCATCTGCGGCGCAGGCGCGGGGCGGTGCCCCCGCCCGAGGCGGCGGTGGCGGACGCGGTGCTGGTGTCGCATCTGCACGCCGACCATCTGCATCTGCCGTCGCTGGCGCGGCTCGCGCCCGGCACCCGGCTGATCGTGCCGCGCGGCGCGCGCCGGGCGATGCCGGCGCTGGCGCGGGTGGCCGCGGTGCGCGGGCTGACGGTGACGGAGCTGTCGCCGGGCGACGAGGCCGCCGTACGGGACGGCGTACGGGTACGGGCGGTCAGCGCGCGGCACGACGGGCGCCGGCTGCCGTTCGGGCCGCATCTCGCCCCCGCGCTCGGGTACGTGGTCGAGGGCGCGGCGCGGACCTACTTCGCCGGCGACACCGGGCTGTTCGACGCGATGGCCGAGGAGGTCGGGCCGGTGGACGTGGCGCTGCTGCCGGTGGGCGGCTGGGGACCGTACCTGGGTCCGGGGCACCTGGACCCGTCCCGGGCGGCCGAGGCGCTGGCCGAACTGGCGCCGGCGGCGGCGGTCCCGGTGCACTACGGGACGTACTGGCCGATCGGGCTGGACGCGGTGCGGCCTCACGAGTTCCACGCGCCGGGCGAGGAGTTCGCGCGCCGGGCGCGGCGGCTGGCGCCGAAGGTGACGGTACGGGTGCCCGGGCACGGCGAGCGGGTGCGGCTGCCGTGA
- a CDS encoding DedA family protein → MRDVAAAAGQVPPETTQQAVGYPALFVLVALGALVPVIPTGALVSSAAVVAFHQSLPFGLLLVFGVSALAAFTGDVTLYWLGRRGVRSRNGSRWLEALRGRATPERLEQAQTKLDRHGVLVLVVSRLVPAGRIPVMLACLLAEVPLRRFARGDAPACLAWAATYGLIGILGGSLFPEPWKGVALAVGLALLISAGPSLWRRLRPGR, encoded by the coding sequence CTGCGCGACGTGGCGGCGGCGGCCGGCCAGGTGCCGCCGGAGACGACCCAGCAGGCGGTCGGCTATCCGGCGCTGTTCGTGCTGGTGGCGCTCGGCGCGCTGGTGCCGGTGATCCCGACGGGGGCGCTGGTCAGTTCGGCGGCGGTGGTGGCCTTCCACCAGTCGCTGCCCTTCGGACTGTTGCTGGTCTTCGGGGTGTCCGCGCTGGCGGCGTTCACCGGGGACGTGACCCTGTACTGGCTGGGCCGGCGCGGGGTGCGCTCGCGCAACGGTTCGCGCTGGCTGGAGGCGCTGCGCGGGCGGGCCACGCCCGAACGGCTGGAGCAGGCGCAGACGAAGCTGGACCGGCACGGGGTGCTGGTCCTGGTGGTCTCCCGGCTGGTCCCGGCGGGGCGCATCCCGGTGATGCTGGCCTGCCTGCTCGCGGAGGTCCCGCTGCGCCGTTTCGCGCGCGGCGACGCCCCGGCGTGCCTGGCCTGGGCGGCGACGTACGGGCTGATCGGCATCCTGGGCGGCTCGCTGTTCCCGGAGCCCTGGAAGGGCGTGGCCCTGGCGGTGGGCCTGGCCCTGCTCATCAGCGCGGGCCCGTCGCTCTGGCGCCGGCTGCGGCCGGGGCGTTGA
- a CDS encoding MBL fold metallo-hydrolase: MRDQTDAPAAADPGPAPAAAPAPAPAAAPAPRPGPGPSPGPGPRPRGVGTVAGPRALGEVRRWPRSFADRLTTPLPGLRGFARLAREGAFRPDPAGLRGIPDLPYEPAPLPAASPGTVCVTWAGHASWLIRTGGLAVLTDPVWSRRILGTPTRMTPVGVRWEDLPPVDAVVISHNHYDHLDAPTLKRLPRHTALFVPAGLARWCRRRGFTRVTELDWWEHAELGGVRFEFVPSHHWSKRSLIDTCRTLWGGWILTDARSPAPSRVYFAGDTGYGHWFAEIGRRHPGIDLALLPVGAYAPRWWLGDVHADPEEAVRACLDLGARRMAPMHWGAFVLSAEPVMEPLHRTRDAWARAGLPREDLWDLPIGASRTLDE, translated from the coding sequence ATGAGGGACCAGACAGACGCCCCCGCCGCCGCTGATCCCGGACCCGCCCCGGCCGCCGCTCCGGCTCCCGCCCCTGCCGCCGCGCCTGCGCCCCGCCCGGGCCCGGGCCCGAGCCCCGGCCCCGGCCCCCGCCCCCGGGGCGTGGGGACGGTCGCCGGGCCGCGGGCGCTCGGGGAGGTACGCCGCTGGCCCCGTTCCTTCGCCGACCGGCTGACCACCCCGTTGCCGGGGCTGCGGGGCTTCGCCCGGCTTGCCCGCGAGGGCGCCTTCCGCCCCGATCCCGCGGGGCTGCGGGGCATCCCGGACCTGCCGTACGAGCCCGCCCCGCTGCCCGCCGCCTCGCCCGGCACGGTCTGCGTCACCTGGGCCGGACACGCCAGCTGGCTGATCCGCACCGGCGGGCTGGCCGTGCTGACCGACCCCGTCTGGTCCCGGCGGATCCTCGGCACCCCGACCCGGATGACGCCCGTCGGGGTCCGCTGGGAGGACCTGCCGCCCGTGGACGCGGTGGTGATCAGCCACAACCACTACGACCACCTCGACGCGCCCACCCTCAAGCGACTGCCGCGGCACACCGCCCTGTTCGTCCCGGCGGGCCTGGCCCGCTGGTGCCGGCGCCGAGGGTTCACCCGGGTCACCGAGCTCGACTGGTGGGAGCACGCCGAACTGGGCGGCGTACGCTTCGAGTTCGTACCCTCTCACCACTGGTCGAAGCGGTCCCTGATCGACACCTGCCGGACCCTGTGGGGCGGCTGGATCCTCACCGACGCCCGCAGCCCGGCCCCGAGCAGGGTCTACTTCGCGGGCGACACCGGCTACGGCCACTGGTTCGCCGAGATCGGCCGCCGCCACCCCGGCATCGACCTCGCCCTCCTGCCGGTCGGCGCCTACGCCCCGCGCTGGTGGCTCGGCGACGTCCACGCCGACCCGGAGGAGGCCGTACGGGCCTGCCTCGACCTCGGCGCCCGCCGGATGGCCCCCATGCACTGGGGTGCCTTCGTCCTCTCCGCGGAACCCGTCATGGAGCCCCTCCACCGGACCCGGGATGCCTGGGCCCGCGCCGGCCTGCCCCGCGAAGACCTCTGGGACCTCCCGATCGGAGCCTCCCGCACCCTGGACGAGTGA
- a CDS encoding aminotransferase class I/II-fold pyridoxal phosphate-dependent enzyme gives MQRTAAEGRGPVRYGPPAPQPGLPVLPELLSVLAAAAGRSAPEPPGGGEPVREAACRYWGRRGLATAPENVAAGPGAPGLLLALLGAYGGDVMLPRPCPAWWTPQVRLLGRRAYHVPTPAECGGVPDPYALLETVRRVRAEGGDPRVLLLSVADDPTATVPPPEMLLEACEAAASAGLFVVSDESWRDTVHRPHDTLVLSPAEMLPDQAAVLVDLSGALLPAGWPAAVVRFPATPRGTWLRARTLDVLTATGALVAGPVAGAAAHALDEPDAVAGRAWAAAALHGVVAAAAHRELLAVGALARPPQAGRHLYADLTPLRAGLARHGVGDAMELEDWLGGRLGAPTPGGQRFADELGALRVRLSTGPMLGATPEERLAALTTADPLALPYVRRSLDLLGSVLAGLA, from the coding sequence ATGCAGCGCACGGCGGCGGAGGGCCGCGGTCCGGTCCGGTACGGGCCCCCCGCGCCCCAGCCGGGCTTGCCCGTGCTCCCCGAACTCCTCTCCGTCCTCGCCGCGGCCGCCGGCCGCTCCGCCCCCGAACCACCCGGCGGCGGCGAGCCCGTCCGCGAGGCCGCGTGCCGGTACTGGGGTCGGCGCGGGCTCGCGACCGCCCCGGAGAACGTGGCCGCCGGCCCCGGCGCCCCCGGGCTGCTGCTCGCCCTGCTCGGCGCGTACGGGGGCGACGTGATGCTGCCCCGGCCCTGTCCCGCCTGGTGGACACCACAGGTCCGGCTGCTGGGACGGCGGGCCTACCACGTGCCCACCCCGGCCGAATGCGGTGGCGTGCCGGACCCGTACGCCCTGCTGGAGACCGTACGGCGGGTGCGCGCCGAGGGCGGCGACCCGCGCGTGCTGCTGCTCTCGGTGGCCGACGACCCGACCGCGACCGTGCCGCCGCCCGAAATGCTGCTGGAGGCCTGCGAGGCCGCCGCGTCCGCCGGGCTGTTCGTCGTCAGCGACGAGAGCTGGCGCGACACCGTGCACCGGCCGCACGACACGCTCGTCCTGAGCCCCGCCGAGATGCTCCCCGACCAGGCCGCCGTCCTGGTCGACCTGTCCGGAGCGCTGCTGCCCGCGGGCTGGCCCGCCGCCGTGGTCCGCTTCCCCGCCACCCCGCGCGGGACCTGGCTGCGCGCCCGCACCCTCGACGTGCTCACCGCCACCGGCGCGCTGGTCGCGGGCCCCGTCGCCGGGGCCGCCGCGCACGCTCTCGACGAACCCGACGCCGTCGCCGGACGGGCCTGGGCGGCGGCCGCCCTGCACGGCGTGGTGGCCGCCGCCGCGCACCGGGAACTGCTCGCCGTCGGAGCCCTGGCACGGCCCCCGCAGGCCGGGCGGCACCTGTACGCCGACCTCACCCCGCTGCGCGCCGGGCTCGCCCGGCACGGTGTGGGCGACGCGATGGAACTGGAGGACTGGCTCGGCGGCCGGCTCGGCGCGCCCACGCCCGGCGGACAGCGGTTCGCGGACGAACTGGGGGCGCTGCGCGTGCGGCTGTCGACCGGTCCGATGCTCGGGGCCACCCCCGAGGAGCGGCTGGCCGCGCTCACCACCGCCGACCCGCTCGCCCTCCCGTACGTACGACGCTCCCTGGACCTCCTCGGATCAGTCCTGGCCGGGCTGGCCTGA
- a CDS encoding TIGR03086 family metal-binding protein encodes MPDTLLAQHAEALRLFGERVRAVADDQWDAPTPCAEWTVRDLVNHVTGEQLWIPPLVTEGRTVEELGDAFSGDVLGEDPVAAWDRASAAAHTAFAAPGVLDRTVRLSYGPALGSAYCSELTADCVVHTWDLSRGIGADDRLPDGLVEFSIKEVMPYADALAGSGMYAEPLEVPPGANAQTRLLALLGRKG; translated from the coding sequence ATGCCGGACACGCTGCTCGCACAGCACGCCGAGGCGCTGCGGCTCTTCGGCGAGCGCGTGCGCGCCGTCGCGGACGACCAGTGGGACGCGCCGACCCCGTGCGCGGAGTGGACCGTTCGGGACCTGGTCAACCATGTGACCGGGGAGCAGCTGTGGATCCCGCCGCTGGTCACCGAGGGCCGCACCGTGGAGGAGCTCGGCGACGCCTTCTCCGGTGACGTGCTGGGCGAGGACCCGGTCGCCGCCTGGGACCGGGCCTCGGCCGCCGCGCACACGGCCTTCGCCGCGCCCGGGGTGCTCGACCGGACGGTCCGGCTCTCCTACGGGCCCGCGCTCGGATCGGCGTACTGCTCGGAGCTGACCGCCGACTGCGTCGTGCACACCTGGGACCTCTCGCGGGGCATCGGCGCCGACGACCGGCTGCCGGACGGCCTCGTCGAGTTCTCCATCAAGGAGGTCATGCCGTACGCCGACGCGCTCGCGGGCAGCGGAATGTACGCGGAGCCGCTGGAGGTCCCGCCGGGCGCGAACGCGCAGACCCGGCTGCTCGCGCTGCTCGGGAGGAAGGGCTGA
- a CDS encoding methyltransferase domain-containing protein, with translation MNAGKETAVYTHGHHESVLRSHRWRTAANSAAYLVAELRPGMSVLDVGCGPGTITADLAELVAPDGRVTAVDASADIVEQARAYAAERGLAGVEFAVADVHALDFPDGSFDVVHAHQVLQHVGDPVRALSEMRRVCRPGGIVAARDADYAAMTWYPATPGLEEWLGLYRRVARANGGEPDAGRRLAAWAREAGFTDVRCTATAWCYATAEETTWWSALWADRTTASAYADIATRGGHARPADLAAASDAWRTWGADPDAWFSVLNGEILCRAPLSPAGV, from the coding sequence ATGAACGCAGGCAAGGAGACCGCGGTCTACACGCACGGCCACCACGAGTCGGTCCTGCGCTCGCACCGCTGGCGCACGGCCGCGAACTCGGCCGCGTACCTGGTCGCGGAGCTGCGGCCGGGGATGTCCGTCCTGGACGTGGGCTGCGGCCCGGGCACCATCACCGCCGACCTGGCGGAACTGGTCGCCCCGGACGGCAGGGTCACCGCCGTGGACGCGTCCGCGGACATCGTCGAACAGGCCCGTGCGTACGCGGCGGAGCGCGGCCTGGCCGGTGTGGAGTTCGCCGTCGCGGACGTGCACGCGCTGGACTTCCCGGACGGCTCCTTCGACGTGGTCCACGCCCACCAGGTGCTCCAGCACGTCGGCGACCCGGTGCGCGCCCTGAGCGAGATGCGGCGGGTGTGCCGGCCGGGCGGGATCGTGGCCGCGCGGGACGCCGACTACGCGGCGATGACCTGGTACCCGGCGACGCCGGGGCTGGAGGAGTGGCTGGGCCTGTACCGCCGGGTGGCCCGCGCCAACGGCGGCGAGCCGGACGCGGGGCGCAGGCTGGCGGCCTGGGCGCGGGAGGCCGGGTTCACCGACGTCCGGTGCACGGCGACGGCCTGGTGCTACGCCACCGCCGAGGAGACCACCTGGTGGTCGGCCTTGTGGGCGGACCGGACGACGGCCTCCGCGTACGCGGACATCGCCACCCGCGGCGGCCACGCCAGGCCCGCGGACCTCGCGGCCGCCTCGGACGCCTGGCGCACCTGGGGCGCCGACCCGGACGCCTGGTTCTCGGTCCTGAACGGGGAGATCCTGTGCCGGGCACCTCTCAGCCCCGCCGGCGTTTGA
- a CDS encoding DUF5107 domain-containing protein, which yields MATTVRRAVLTLPAAPTGPENPLPALRAPDGVHVLDERSRQGLPRDMARQIGYAPLRSLLPVRIRDGYRRERTEREFDAVVIENAHLRVTVLPGLGGRVHSLLHLPTGRELLYRNPVFQPADFALNGAWFSGGIEWNIGATGHTTLSCAPLHAALVPAPDGGVMLRMWEWERLRDLPFQVDLWLPEDSEFLYVGVRVRNPHERPAPVYWWSNIAVPEDPGSRVLAPADEAWHFGYERSLRRIPVPGWEGADRTYPLRSQYPADFFYELADGARPWIASLDAGGQGLAQTSTGLLRGRKLFVWGAGAGGRRWQEWLTEPGTGGYAEIQAGLARTQLEHVRLEGGAEFSWLEAYGPLSADPAAVHGPDWPAARAAAEGALDAVLPRERVDAAYEAWRGRADTEPGERLAEGSGWGALEVLCGGHELPGTPFAESALGEEQAPWLELWRTGVFPAPKRVAPPGPSLVAAHWRDMLETAAADPLTEYHLGVAQWHAGDVAQAVRSWERGLALAPSRWPLLRCLAVADALAGDPARAADGFAAAFEDLAAESRGGEPWTAAEAALGREAMTALLAAGRLAEARRVWDRLRPALREHGRFRLLAARLLAAEGHVGAARRVFEDGFEIPDLREGEETLSEVWSALTDRPLPARYDFRMRP from the coding sequence ATGGCCACCACCGTCCGACGTGCCGTCCTGACGCTCCCCGCCGCCCCGACCGGCCCCGAGAACCCGCTGCCCGCCCTGCGCGCGCCCGACGGGGTGCACGTCCTGGACGAGCGCTCGCGCCAGGGGCTCCCGCGCGACATGGCACGGCAGATCGGGTACGCCCCGCTGCGCTCGCTGCTGCCCGTACGGATCAGAGACGGATACCGACGCGAGCGCACGGAGCGGGAGTTCGACGCGGTCGTCATCGAGAACGCACACCTGCGGGTCACCGTCCTGCCCGGTCTGGGCGGGCGCGTCCACTCGCTCCTGCACCTGCCCACCGGACGCGAACTCCTCTACCGCAACCCGGTGTTCCAGCCCGCCGACTTCGCCCTGAACGGCGCCTGGTTCTCCGGCGGCATCGAGTGGAACATCGGCGCCACCGGGCACACCACCCTGTCCTGCGCCCCGTTGCACGCCGCGCTCGTCCCGGCGCCGGACGGAGGCGTGATGCTGCGGATGTGGGAGTGGGAGCGGCTGCGCGACCTGCCGTTCCAGGTCGACCTGTGGCTGCCCGAGGACTCGGAGTTCCTGTACGTCGGCGTCCGCGTGCGCAATCCGCACGAGCGGCCCGCGCCCGTGTACTGGTGGTCCAACATCGCCGTCCCGGAGGACCCGGGCAGCCGGGTCCTGGCCCCCGCCGACGAGGCCTGGCACTTCGGCTACGAGCGCTCGCTGCGGCGGATCCCGGTGCCCGGCTGGGAGGGCGCGGACCGCACGTACCCGCTGCGCAGCCAGTACCCGGCCGACTTCTTCTACGAGCTCGCGGACGGGGCCCGGCCCTGGATCGCCTCGCTGGACGCGGGCGGCCAGGGGCTCGCGCAGACCTCCACCGGCCTGCTGCGCGGCCGCAAGCTGTTCGTGTGGGGCGCGGGGGCGGGCGGCCGGCGCTGGCAGGAGTGGCTGACCGAACCGGGCACCGGCGGCTACGCCGAGATCCAGGCGGGCCTGGCACGGACCCAGCTGGAGCACGTACGGCTGGAGGGCGGGGCGGAGTTCAGCTGGCTGGAGGCGTACGGGCCGCTCTCCGCGGACCCTGCGGCCGTGCACGGCCCCGACTGGCCGGCGGCCCGCGCCGCGGCCGAGGGCGCGCTGGACGCCGTACTGCCCCGGGAGCGGGTGGACGCGGCCTACGAGGCGTGGCGCGGCCGCGCCGACACCGAGCCGGGCGAGCGGCTGGCGGAGGGCTCGGGCTGGGGCGCGCTGGAGGTGCTGTGCGGCGGCCACGAGCTGCCCGGCACCCCCTTCGCGGAGTCCGCACTCGGCGAGGAGCAGGCCCCCTGGCTGGAGCTGTGGCGCACGGGCGTCTTCCCGGCGCCGAAGCGGGTGGCGCCTCCGGGGCCCAGTCTGGTCGCCGCGCACTGGCGGGACATGCTGGAGACGGCCGCGGCGGACCCGCTCACCGAGTACCACCTGGGCGTGGCCCAGTGGCACGCCGGTGACGTGGCCCAGGCGGTACGGAGCTGGGAGCGCGGGCTGGCGCTGGCCCCCTCGCGGTGGCCGCTGCTGCGCTGCCTGGCGGTGGCGGACGCCCTGGCCGGGGACCCGGCGCGGGCGGCCGACGGGTTCGCGGCGGCCTTCGAGGACCTGGCCGCGGAGAGCCGGGGCGGCGAGCCGTGGACGGCCGCGGAGGCCGCGCTGGGCCGGGAGGCGATGACGGCCCTGCTGGCCGCCGGGCGGCTGGCGGAGGCCCGCCGGGTCTGGGACCGGCTGCGGCCGGCCCTGCGCGAACACGGCCGCTTCCGGCTGCTCGCGGCGCGGCTCCTGGCGGCGGAGGGCCATGTGGGCGCGGCCCGGCGGGTCTTCGAGGACGGCTTCGAGATCCCGGACCTCAGGGAGGGGGAGGAGACCCTGTCCGAGGTCTGGTCGGCCCTGACGGACCGCCCGCTGCCCGCCCGCTACGACTTCCGCATGAGGCCCTGA
- a CDS encoding arginase family protein — protein sequence MRSLVLIDAPSNLGLRPPAPGTVPGVYKLAGALREQGLLGRLGAREGGVVVPPRYDRGDWQEGDGVFHAQALAAYTVSLADRVEGHLRDGEFPVVLGGDCSIQLGAALAMRRLGRYGLAAIDGSADFRHPGNEAVNGPVGAAGGEELALSTGRGQRDLSDLEGLSPYLRDEDVRLFGLRDGDADLVELRAAGIAAATVGEIRERGAGPVARAALEGLHPPVTAGFWVHLDADVLDPGVMPAVDSPDAGGLVPDELAELLGVLVRSPRCVGLNVTIYDPDLDPDGRAGALLADLVAGAFT from the coding sequence ATGCGATCCCTCGTGCTCATCGACGCCCCGTCCAACCTCGGCCTGCGGCCGCCCGCGCCCGGCACCGTACCCGGGGTCTACAAGCTGGCCGGAGCCCTGCGCGAACAGGGCCTGCTCGGCCGGCTCGGCGCGCGCGAGGGCGGGGTGGTGGTCCCGCCGCGCTACGACCGGGGCGACTGGCAGGAGGGCGACGGGGTGTTCCACGCCCAGGCCCTCGCCGCGTACACCGTCAGCCTCGCGGACCGTGTCGAAGGCCACCTGCGGGACGGGGAGTTCCCCGTCGTCCTCGGCGGTGACTGCTCGATCCAGCTGGGCGCCGCCCTCGCGATGCGCAGGCTCGGCCGGTACGGACTGGCCGCGATCGACGGCTCCGCCGACTTCCGCCACCCCGGGAACGAGGCCGTGAACGGGCCGGTCGGCGCCGCCGGGGGAGAGGAGCTCGCCCTGTCCACCGGGCGCGGCCAGCGCGACCTCAGCGACCTGGAGGGGCTCTCGCCGTACCTGCGGGACGAGGACGTGCGCCTCTTCGGGCTGCGGGACGGGGACGCCGACCTGGTGGAACTGCGCGCGGCGGGCATCGCGGCGGCCACGGTCGGGGAGATCCGCGAGCGCGGCGCCGGGCCGGTGGCGCGGGCGGCGCTGGAGGGACTGCACCCGCCGGTCACCGCCGGCTTCTGGGTGCACCTGGACGCCGACGTGCTGGACCCGGGGGTGATGCCCGCCGTGGACAGCCCCGACGCCGGAGGTCTGGTTCCGGACGAACTCGCCGAACTGCTGGGGGTGTTGGTGCGCTCGCCGCGGTGCGTCGGGCTCAACGTCACCATCTACGACCCGGACCTGGACCCGGACGGACGGGCGGGCGCGCTGCTCGCCGACCTCGTCGCGGGCGCCTTCACGTAG
- a CDS encoding GNAT family N-acetyltransferase, producing the protein MTFSPYLREGARVGLRPFRLADGPEFTARVRESRELHRPWLFPPSTVEEYEPYARRLAAGEDRAGFLVCELGTGAVAGFVNVNNIVRGAFECGALGYGAFAHAAGRGFLREALGLVRAHAFAPAGEGLGLHRLEANIQPANAASIALVRGAGFRLEGFSPDFLHIDGAWRDHERWAVTAEMPCPPGPRGTG; encoded by the coding sequence GTGACCTTCTCCCCCTACCTGCGCGAGGGTGCCCGCGTGGGCCTGCGGCCCTTCCGGCTCGCCGACGGGCCCGAGTTCACCGCCCGCGTGCGGGAGAGCCGCGAGCTCCACCGGCCGTGGCTGTTCCCGCCCTCGACCGTCGAGGAGTACGAGCCCTACGCGCGCCGCCTGGCAGCGGGCGAGGACCGGGCCGGATTCCTCGTCTGCGAGCTCGGGACCGGGGCCGTCGCCGGATTCGTCAACGTCAACAACATCGTGCGCGGAGCCTTCGAGTGCGGGGCCCTCGGCTACGGCGCCTTCGCGCACGCCGCCGGGCGGGGGTTCCTCCGGGAAGCCCTCGGCCTGGTCCGCGCGCACGCCTTCGCCCCGGCGGGGGAAGGCCTCGGACTGCACCGCCTGGAGGCCAACATCCAGCCCGCGAACGCCGCTTCGATCGCGCTGGTGCGCGGCGCGGGCTTCCGGCTCGAAGGGTTCTCCCCGGACTTCCTCCACATCGACGGGGCCTGGCGCGACCACGAACGCTGGGCGGTCACGGCCGAAATGCCGTGCCCGCCGGGCCCGCGTGGAACAGGATGA